A DNA window from Canis lupus familiaris isolate Mischka breed German Shepherd chromosome 10, alternate assembly UU_Cfam_GSD_1.0, whole genome shotgun sequence contains the following coding sequences:
- the B3GNT2 gene encoding N-acetyllactosaminide beta-1,3-N-acetylglucosaminyltransferase 2 has translation MSVGRRRIKLLGILMMVNVFIYLIVEVSKSSSQEKNGKGEVIIPKEKFWKISAPPVAYWNREQEKLNRRYNPILNMLANQTGEVYGFSNISHLNFCEPDLRVMSVVSDFSNLPDRFKDFLLYLRCRNYSLLIDQPDKCAKKPFLLLAIKSLIPHFARRQAIRESWGRETNVGNQTVVRVFLLGQTPPEDNHPDLSDMLKFESEKHQDILMWNYRDTFFNLSLKEVLFLRWVSASCPNAEFVFKGDDDVFVNTHHILNYLNSLSKNKAKDLFIGDVIHNAGPHRDKKLKYYIPEVVYTGVYPPYAGGGGFLYSGHLALRLYNITDQVLLYPIDDVYTGMCLQKLGLVPEKHKGFKTFDIEEKNKNNICSYVDLMLVHSRKPQEMIDIWSRLQSAHLNC, from the coding sequence ATGAGTGTTGGACGTCGAAGAATAAAATTGTTGGGTATCCTGATGATGGttaatgtcttcatttatttgattGTGGAAGTCTCCAAAAGTAGcagccaagaaaaaaatggaaagggggAAGTAATAATACCCAAAGAAAAGTTCTGGAAGATATCTGCCCCCCCTGTGGCCTACTGGAACAGAGAGCAAGAAAAGCTGAACAGGCGGTACAATCCCATTTTGAACATGTTGGCCAACCAGACGGGAGAAGTATACGGGTTTTCCAACATAAGCCATCTAAATTTTTGTGAACCTGACCTGAGGGTCATGTCCGTAGTTTCAGATTTCAGCAATTTGCCAGACAGATTTAAAGACTTTCTGCTGTATTTGAGATGTCGAAATTATTCGCTGCTTATAGATCAACCAGATAAATGTGCGAAGAAACCCTTCCTATTACTGGCGATCAAGTCCCTCATTCCACACTTTGCCAGAAGGCAAGCAATTCGGGAGTCTTGGGGCAGAGAAACCAACGTGGGGAACCAAACGGTAGTGAGAGTCTTCCTACTGGGTCAGACCCCGCCAGAGGACAACCACCCGGACCTGTCAGATATGCTGAAATTTGAGAGCGAGAAGCACCAAGACATTCTCATGTGGAACTACAGAGACACTTTCTTCAACTTGTCCCTGAAAGAAGTACTCTTTCTCAGGTGGGTGAGCGCTTCTTGCCCAAATGCCGAGTTCGTTTTCAAGGGCGATGACGATGTTTTTGTGAACACTCATCACATCCTGAATTACTTGAATAGCTTATCCAAGAACAAAGCCAAAGATCTGTTTATAGGTGATGTGATCCACAATGCTGGACCTCATCGGGATAAGAAACTGAAGTACTACATCCCGGAAGTTGTTTACACTGGTGTCTATCCGCCTTATGCAGGGGGAGGTGGGTTCCTCTACTCTGGCCACCTGGCCCTGAGGCTGTACAATATAACTGACCAGGTCCTTCTCTACCCCATCGATGACGTTTATACTGGAATGTGCCTTCAGAAGCTCGGCCTCGTTCCAGAGAAGCATAAAGGCTTCAAGACGTTTGatatagaagagaaaaacaagaataacaTTTGTTCCTATGTAGATTTGATGTTAGTACATAGTAGAAAACCTCAAGAGATGATTGATATTTGGTCTCGGTTGCAAAGTGCTCATTTAAATTGCTGA